In a single window of the Hoyosella subflava DQS3-9A1 genome:
- a CDS encoding NUDIX domain-containing protein, whose translation MSEFQYCPQCATPLQDAHIGGEARKSCPESECGFIHWGNPVPVVAAIVEHEGHIILAHNKTWPPTWFGLITGFLERGETPESGVQREVEEELALTPHEVTFVGHYPFEQMNQIIIAYHVAATGTVVLNEELDEFKHVPPDKLTPWPFGTGYAVADWLQQRNAAGT comes from the coding sequence GTGAGCGAATTCCAGTACTGTCCGCAGTGTGCAACTCCGCTGCAAGACGCGCACATCGGCGGCGAAGCCCGGAAGTCATGCCCCGAGTCCGAATGCGGGTTCATCCACTGGGGCAACCCTGTGCCCGTTGTCGCCGCGATCGTGGAGCACGAGGGCCACATCATCCTCGCGCACAACAAAACGTGGCCGCCCACGTGGTTTGGCCTCATCACGGGTTTCCTCGAGCGTGGTGAAACCCCAGAATCAGGCGTCCAGCGCGAGGTGGAAGAAGAACTCGCCCTCACTCCGCACGAAGTGACATTCGTCGGCCATTACCCGTTCGAGCAGATGAACCAGATCATCATTGCCTACCACGTCGCAGCGACAGGCACCGTCGTGCTGAACGAGGAACTCGACGAGTTCAAACATGTCCCTCCCGACAAACTCACACCGTGGCCGTTCGGCACGGGGTATGCGGTCGCGGACTGGCTGCAACAGCGCAACGCGGCGGGAACGTAG
- a CDS encoding alpha/beta hydrolase translates to MTHRQRLLLWARTFHPVGLAFALVFYVWSMSPSLLPRPWFLQAVATAISLAIGYGLGCLAAWIVRKCGLQPQWSDRVRHMGWVLLGVSALILIPAFAILGSWWQESIRDIVGVPREGRPVYTVLLIAAFALGLLLVVFGRLIGRATRAIAHLLGRFVPVPVARLAAVVVVVVVGVLVIDGTVQRGVLGVAERSAAVADESTAPQVVQPEEPERSGSPSSLQQWDTLGREGRTFVAGGPRAQDITAVTGRPAVTPIRVYAGRLSADGVDETAKLVVEELDRTGGFDRSVLAVATTTGRGWVNANVASSLEYLSDGDSAIASMQYSFLPSALSFVADRETPQLAGRALFEAVYERWLGLPEDDRPKLVVFGESLGSFGGQAAFSGGYDMMARTDGALWVGTPNFSEQWAEITASRDDGSPEVLPVIAQGEHIRFASDPADLNGAHLSSEWEAPRIVYWQHASDPIVWWSFDLVLNRPDWLREPLSPRLEPGVRWIPFVTFWQVTLDMVFSVDVPSGHGHTHGSEATDLWAAILRAAPDGTQWTPEEIAEIRDALAA, encoded by the coding sequence TCGGGTGCCTGGCGGCCTGGATTGTGCGCAAGTGCGGGCTCCAGCCACAGTGGTCTGATCGCGTCCGGCACATGGGGTGGGTGCTTCTGGGTGTCAGTGCCCTGATCCTCATCCCGGCCTTTGCGATTCTGGGTTCCTGGTGGCAGGAATCGATACGCGACATCGTTGGCGTGCCGAGAGAGGGGCGCCCGGTGTATACCGTGCTGCTCATTGCCGCGTTCGCGCTCGGGCTTCTGCTCGTTGTGTTCGGTCGGCTGATCGGCCGCGCCACACGTGCCATCGCGCACTTGCTCGGCCGCTTTGTGCCGGTACCGGTCGCGCGACTCGCGGCGGTTGTCGTCGTCGTTGTGGTTGGTGTGCTGGTTATCGATGGGACCGTGCAGCGGGGTGTTCTCGGAGTCGCGGAACGGTCTGCGGCCGTCGCGGACGAGTCCACCGCACCGCAAGTGGTGCAACCAGAGGAACCTGAGCGTTCTGGTTCGCCCAGCTCTCTGCAGCAATGGGACACCCTTGGCCGCGAGGGTAGAACTTTCGTTGCTGGCGGGCCTCGGGCGCAAGACATCACAGCCGTGACGGGACGCCCCGCGGTGACACCGATCCGCGTCTATGCGGGCCGTCTCTCCGCCGACGGGGTTGACGAAACCGCGAAGCTCGTTGTGGAAGAACTGGACCGTACAGGCGGTTTCGACCGTTCAGTGCTCGCCGTCGCGACCACCACGGGACGTGGCTGGGTCAACGCGAACGTCGCGTCGTCGCTGGAATATCTCAGCGACGGCGACAGTGCCATAGCGTCAATGCAATACTCATTCCTCCCAAGTGCGCTGTCGTTTGTCGCGGACAGGGAAACGCCGCAGCTCGCAGGCCGCGCGCTGTTCGAAGCCGTGTACGAACGGTGGCTGGGCCTCCCCGAGGACGACCGTCCGAAACTGGTCGTCTTCGGTGAAAGTCTCGGTTCGTTCGGCGGCCAGGCGGCGTTCTCCGGCGGGTACGACATGATGGCGCGCACCGACGGCGCATTGTGGGTGGGCACTCCTAACTTCTCCGAACAGTGGGCCGAGATCACTGCCAGCCGCGATGACGGATCACCCGAGGTACTACCGGTGATCGCGCAGGGCGAGCACATCCGCTTCGCGTCGGACCCTGCCGACCTGAACGGCGCACATCTCAGTTCCGAATGGGAAGCACCGCGCATCGTGTACTGGCAGCACGCCTCGGACCCAATTGTGTGGTGGAGCTTTGATCTGGTGCTCAATCGGCCCGACTGGCTGCGCGAGCCGCTGTCACCCCGACTTGAGCCAGGCGTGCGATGGATACCTTTCGTGACGTTTTGGCAGGTGACCCTGGATATGGTGTTCTCGGTCGATGTACCGTCCGGGCACGGGCATACGCACGGCTCGGAGGCAACTGACCTGTGGGCTGCCATATTGCGCGCGGCGCCCGACGGCACCCAATGGACACCTGAGGAGATCGCGGAGATCCGCGACGCTCTGGCAGCGTAG